A single genomic interval of Paralichthys olivaceus isolate ysfri-2021 chromosome 7, ASM2471397v2, whole genome shotgun sequence harbors:
- the LOC109624594 gene encoding contactin-1a-like, with translation MLHLTLLHLLVLSLSPADASFHGEVPDFYSDEASGFGPVFEEQPVDTIYPEESPEAKIILNCRTRANPPATYKWKLDNLHIDLTEEGSHYSLAGGNLVISNPLKAKHEGDYSCMASNMFGTVVSQKGSVQFGYLDLFSSEERETVKVKEGQGAVLLCAPPPHHPAELSFRWILNEFPTFIPLDQRRFVSQSNGNLYISKVDSSDTGNYSCIASSPSISKSVFSNYIPLVPQAERPIRKYPADLIVKFPDTTALVGQNITLECFALGNPVPEIHWKKLEGPMPPNHEKAGAHLHLYNVQFEDGGTYRCEAVNSRGKDYHTARVSVEAFPEWVEHISSTEKDLNSEYTMSCEASGKPKPHIRWLKNGEPLDRKEMKFSSLKFDDSGMYQCIAQNHHGVIYANAELRVFACAPTFEHNPVKRVLVARNGRVVIKCRPKAAPKPNFSWSKDTELLSNSTRVFILEDGSLEILNVTRADEGRYTCFAENDRGKANSTGALLVTESTKITLAPSNADVIVGENTVMQCTALHDSSLDITFIWSLDDHIIDLHKESQHYERTPNGSSNGELLIKNAQLKHAGRYSCTAQTPVDNITASAHLVVRGPPGAPGGLRVVNKTDNNVMLQWSRGADNHSPISKYTIQYRDSLQNDVWRNATTSPADVEGNTETATVVDLLPWTEYDFRVIATNTLGTGDPSSPSPKETTLQSVPVVAPSDIGGGGGTSRELTITWTPVQPQYYYGPNFGYIVAFKPHDQNEWRRVIVSDAQASRYVHKDLSIVPMTKFQVKVKGFNSEGEGPYSLTAIIYSAQDAPSEAPVSVDSRALSATEAIVSWLPLLQSNIDGYQVKYWRNQEDGEGGAQRVVVSSKENHTRLEGMKPDSIYLIEVRSYNSAGYGPPSEHIQIHTKKSPPSRPPKIIAKKLKGQSVNIAWEHVEPLDNEAPIDGYKVLYRQQGHSTGTLYTTSRRYIDLPLPADGNYVVEVRAHTEGGDGAVARIHITGGGVMAAQSLSLLSLLLAALLCLNL, from the exons ATGAAGCCTCAGGTTTCGGGCCAGTGTTTGAGGAGCAGCCGGTGGACACCATCTACCCCGAGGAGTCGCCTGAGGCCAAAATCATACTAAACTGCCGCACTCGGGCCAATCCACCTGCCACATACAA ATGGAAGCTGGACAACTTGCACATTGATCTGACTGAAGAGGGCAGCCACTACAGTTTAGCAGGAGGCAACCTGGTCATCAGCAACCCTCTCAAAGCCAAACATGAAGGGGATTACTCCTGCATGGCTTCCAACATGTTCGGCACGGTCGTCAGCCAAAAGGGCTCGGTCCAGTTTGGAT ATCTGGATCTTTTCTCGTCAGAGGAGCGGGAGACGGTGAAAGTCAAAGAGGGACAGGGGGCAGTGCTGCTCTGCGCTCCCCCGCCACATCATCCAG CCGAGCTGTCGTTCCGATGGATCCTCAACGAATTCCCCACTTTCATCCCTCTGGACCAGCGGCGCTTTGTCTCCCAGTCAAACGGAAACCTATACATCTCCAAGGTGGACTCATCAGACACTGGCAACTACTCCTGCATCGCGTCCAGCCCGTCCATCTCCAAGAGCGTTTTCTCCAACTACATCCCTCTAGTGCCTCAGGCCGAAC GTCCCATCAGGAAATACCCTGCTGACCTCATTGTCAAGTTCCCAGACACCACAGCACTGGTCGGGCAGAATATCACCTTGGAGTGCTTCGCTTTGGGAAA CCCTGTTCCTGAGATCCACTGGAAAAAGTTGGAGGGGCCGATGCCGCCCAATCACGAGAAGGCGGGGGCTCATCTGCACCTGTACAATGTGCAGTTTGAAGATGGCGGCACGTATCGGTGCGAGGCGGTGAACTCGAGAGGGAAAGACTACCACACTGCACGTGTGTCTGTAGAGG CTTTTCCTGAGTGGGTAGAGCacatcagcagcacagagaaagaCCTCAATAGCGAGTACACCATGTCCTGCGAAGCCAGCGGTAAACCCAAACCACACATCCGCTGGCTGAAAAACGGAGAACCG CTCGACAGGAAAGAGATGAAGTTCAGCAGCCTGAAGTTTGACGACTCGGGGATGTACCAGTGCATAGCGCAGAATCACCACGGAGTCATATATGCCAATGCAGAGCTGCGTGTGTTTG CCTGTGCTCCCACGTTTGAACACAACCCAGTGAAGAGAGTCCTGGTGGCTAGAAACGGCCGAGTGGTGATCAAGTGTCGACCGAAAGCTGCTCCAAAGCCGAACTTCTCCTGGAGCAaagacacagagctgctctcCAACTCTACCAG GGTGTTCATCTTGGAGGACGGGAGCCTGGAGATCCTCAACGTGACGCGAGCAGATGAAGGCAGGTACACCTGTTTCGCTGAGAACGACCGGGGCAAGGCCAACAGCACGGGCGCTCTGCTGGTTACAG agTCCACAAAAATCACCTTGGCGCCTTCCAACGCTGACGTGATAGTGGGTGAGAACACCGTGATGCAGTGCACCGCGTTGCACGACTCCTCTCTGGACATCACCTTCATCTGGTCGCTGGACGACCACATCATCGACCTGCACAAGGAGAGCCAACACTATGAACGCACGCCG AACGGGAGTTCGAACGGTGAGCTGCTGATTAAAAACGCCCAGCTGAAGCACGCTGGACGATACAGCTGCACTGCGCAGACCCCTGTCGACAACATTACCGCCTCTGCCCACCTGGTTGTCAGGG GTCCCCCAGGGGCCCCAGGTGGGTTGCGAGTGGTGAACAAAACCGACAATAACGTGATGCTGCAGTGGAGCCGAGGAGCAGACAACCACAGCCCCATCTCCAAATACACCATCCAGTACAGGGATTCCCTCCAGAACGACGTCTGGAGGAACGCCACTACAT CTCCTGCAGATgtagaggggaacacagagacaGCTACCGTGGTGGATTTGCTCCCCTGGACCGAATATGACTTCAGGGTGATTGCCACCAACACCCTGGGGACAGGAGATCCGAGCAGCCCGTCGCCCAAAGAAACAACCCTGCAATCAG TTCCTGTGGTGGCGCCCTCGGACATCGGCGGGGGTGGAGGGACCAGCAGAGAGTTGACCATCACATGGACG CCGGTCCAGCCACAGTACTACTATGGCCCAAACTTTGGCTACATCGTGGCCTTCAAACCTCACGATCAAAATGAGTGGAGGAGGGTGATAGTGTCCGACGCCCAGGCCAGCCGCTACGTCCACAAAGACTTGTCCATCGTCCCTATGACCAAGTTCCAAGTCAAAGTCAAAGGGTTCAACAGTGAAGGAGAGGGACCCTACAGCCTCACAGCCATCATTTACTCTGCGCAGGATG CTCCATCTGAGGCTCCTGTGAGCGTCGACAGCAGAGCTCTCTCTGCCACAGAAGCCATTGTGTCGTGGCTGCCGCTCTTACAAAGCAATATAGATGGATACCAG GTGAAGTACTGGAGGAATCAGGAAGACGGCGAGGGTGGGGCACAGAGGGTGGTGGTGTCCAGCAAGGAGAACCACACCAGGTTGGAGGGTATGAAGCCCGACTCCATTTACCTCATTGAGGTCAGGAGCTACAACTCTGCAGGATACGGGCCGCCCAGCGAACacatccagatccacaccaagaAATCCC CTCCAAGTCGACCCCCAAAAATAATAGCTAAAAAGTTAAAGGGCCAGTCTGTAAATATTGCCTGGGAACACGTTGAACCGCTGGATAACGAGGCACCGATAGATGGCTACAAA GTGCTGTACAGGCAGCAGGGTCACTCCACAGGCACCCTGTACACAACAAGTAGGCGGTACATAGATCTTCCCCTGCCTGCAGATGGGAACTATGTGGTGGAGGTCCGGGCGCACACAGAAGGAGGAGATGGGGCCGTGGCACGAATCCACATCACAG GTGGGGGTGTGATGGCTGCCCAGTCTCTCAGCTTACTTTCCCTGCTCCTGGCAGCTCTCCTCTGCCTGAACCTCTGA